The Corynebacterium pseudopelargi genome contains a region encoding:
- a CDS encoding low molecular weight protein-tyrosine-phosphatase has product MASSTEQLSVVFVCTGNICRSPMADVILQDAVEAENLADHVTVSSCGTGGWHIGQGADRRAIQALRQKGYDGTKHRAQQIGQEAEDADLLIALDQGHEKALQQLGYPKERIRLLRSFDPQADTLDVEDPYYGDAEDFRTARDQILDATPGIITWIKEQLSEQH; this is encoded by the coding sequence ATGGCTTCTTCAACTGAGCAACTATCAGTGGTGTTCGTCTGCACCGGCAATATCTGCCGCTCACCCATGGCAGACGTCATCCTGCAAGACGCCGTCGAGGCCGAAAACCTAGCCGATCACGTCACCGTCAGCTCCTGCGGCACCGGCGGATGGCACATCGGCCAAGGAGCCGACCGGCGCGCCATCCAAGCACTACGCCAAAAAGGCTACGACGGCACCAAACACCGCGCCCAACAAATCGGCCAAGAAGCCGAAGACGCCGACCTACTCATCGCCCTAGACCAAGGACACGAAAAAGCCCTCCAACAACTCGGCTACCCCAAAGAACGCATCCGCCTGCTACGCAGCTTCGACCCACAGGCCGACACCCTCGACGTAGAAGACCCCTACTACGGCGACGCCGAAGACTTCCGCACCGCGCGCGACCAGATCCTCGACGCCACCCCCGGCATCATCACCTGGATCAAGGAGCAGCTCAGTGAGCAGCACTAA
- a CDS encoding HAD-IA family hydrolase, which produces MPILLIDVDGTIVNSYPGIRASFITALEAIEQPIPEEDRLRKVPGPQIYDTLRDLGLDHETATQGLAAFRADYREHGWHNATLFPGWDTLLPKLRQNGYTLCTATSKNQELAARTLEHLGVAQHFHFIGGADVEGGRQGKQAVIQHVLDTLDADPATTPTLMIGDRTHDTEGAAHFAIPTILVGWGHGEPAEWDQAFDYAGDITTLEEKIHGFFN; this is translated from the coding sequence GTGCCTATTTTGCTTATCGACGTAGACGGAACCATCGTGAACTCCTACCCAGGAATACGCGCGAGTTTCATCACCGCGCTTGAAGCCATCGAGCAACCAATTCCTGAAGAAGACAGGCTACGCAAAGTGCCCGGCCCGCAAATCTACGACACACTCCGAGACCTCGGCCTCGACCACGAAACAGCAACCCAAGGCCTCGCCGCCTTCCGCGCCGACTACCGCGAACACGGATGGCACAACGCGACACTGTTTCCCGGATGGGACACACTGCTGCCAAAACTGCGCCAAAACGGCTACACCCTGTGCACCGCCACCAGCAAAAACCAAGAACTTGCCGCACGCACCCTCGAACACCTAGGCGTTGCCCAACACTTCCACTTCATCGGCGGCGCCGACGTCGAAGGAGGCCGCCAAGGCAAACAGGCAGTCATCCAACACGTGCTCGACACCCTCGACGCCGACCCAGCAACCACCCCAACGCTGATGATCGGCGATCGAACCCACGACACCGAAGGCGCAGCACATTTTGCCATCCCCACCATCCTCGTAGGCTGGGGCCATGGCGAACCAGCAGAATGGGACCAAGCCTTTGACTACGCTGGCGATATAACCACCTTGGAGGAAAAAATTCATGGCTTCTTCAACTGA
- the cobC gene encoding Rv2231c family pyridoxal phosphate-dependent protein CobC, producing MFDPRIHGDADARGASVDFAVNVASHTPAWLQQAIVQAVPSLRDYPDPASVAEVEAMIGQYHGVPAQRIMLVAGAAEAFAMLPRLSPAHPLVIHPGFSEPDAIFGPGVAHAVLDPPFDQLWAPDAADMVIVGNPTNPTGVLHDVSSLRAPGRILVVDEAFLDVVGEQYSMIPAQLDDVLCLRSLTKTWGIAGLRIGYVAGDPALLDRLRQQRAHWPVGTLQIAAARAVFSQGVHELPAIARSIDARRTQMQSLLEQHGFVMASDSRAPFVLVKPPCADAEATRQRLLGRGIAVRRCDTFPGLDLNHWRLAVKPPEDVQALLQAMQEIGALNTP from the coding sequence GTGTTTGATCCTCGTATTCATGGTGATGCCGATGCTCGTGGGGCCTCGGTGGATTTTGCTGTGAATGTGGCTTCGCACACACCGGCGTGGTTGCAACAGGCCATTGTGCAGGCGGTGCCGTCGTTGCGTGATTATCCCGATCCGGCCAGTGTGGCTGAGGTTGAGGCGATGATCGGCCAGTATCACGGTGTGCCGGCGCAGCGGATCATGTTGGTCGCGGGTGCCGCGGAGGCTTTTGCCATGTTGCCGCGTTTAAGCCCTGCGCATCCGCTTGTGATTCACCCCGGTTTTAGTGAACCTGATGCGATTTTCGGCCCTGGCGTCGCTCACGCGGTGCTCGATCCGCCTTTTGATCAGCTTTGGGCCCCCGATGCCGCGGACATGGTGATCGTGGGCAATCCCACCAACCCCACTGGTGTGCTGCACGATGTGTCTTCGTTGAGGGCACCGGGGCGCATTCTGGTGGTAGATGAGGCCTTTTTGGATGTGGTGGGAGAGCAGTATTCGATGATTCCTGCCCAGCTTGACGACGTCCTCTGCCTGCGAAGCCTGACCAAAACCTGGGGCATTGCTGGTTTAAGAATTGGCTACGTGGCAGGTGATCCCGCCCTGCTTGATCGCCTGCGCCAACAACGAGCCCACTGGCCGGTAGGCACCCTGCAGATTGCGGCCGCGCGTGCTGTGTTTAGCCAAGGTGTGCACGAGCTTCCAGCCATTGCGCGCAGCATCGATGCCCGGAGAACCCAGATGCAATCGCTGCTTGAGCAACACGGCTTTGTCATGGCAAGTGATTCTCGCGCACCCTTTGTGCTTGTCAAGCCACCGTGTGCTGATGCAGAAGCGACTCGCCAGCGCTTATTAGGCCGAGGTATTGCGGTGCGGCGTTGTGATACCTTCCCCGGTCTAGACTTAAACCACTGGCGTTTGGCCGTGAAACCGCCTGAAGATGTCCAAGCACTACTTCAGGCAATGCAGGAGATTGGAGCACTGAACACACCGTGA
- a CDS encoding Nif3-like dinuclear metal center hexameric protein, producing the protein MSTTNSVSSVVHALERAYPPHLAESWDAVGLICGDPEAPVTKVAFALDCTETVADQAIAAGAQMLVVHHPLLLRGVTSVAADTPKGKIIHKLIRNNVALFAAHTNADSARPGVNDQLATLCGITPGRPLAPKLQGLDKWGVQIPAEQAAALKDAIFSAGAGEIGEYSQCAFSFEGQGQFLPSANANPTRGTREQLKTLKEMRIEFVAPRGRRNAIMHALREAHPYEEPAFDITQLQPTEPIEQACGLGRIGTLEQPMRFEDYVQMIANQLPATAWGVRAAGDPDRQVQCIAVSSGAGDGFIEEAAKLGADVFLSSDLRHHPVDEALRAFDLCIIDTAHWASEYPWTSQASQVIAQALPDVEVEVLATRTDPWTIAKHPQDH; encoded by the coding sequence GTGAGCACCACCAATAGCGTTAGCTCGGTTGTCCATGCCTTAGAGCGTGCGTATCCACCGCATCTGGCCGAATCATGGGACGCAGTGGGGCTTATCTGCGGTGATCCCGAAGCGCCGGTAACAAAGGTCGCCTTTGCCCTCGACTGCACCGAAACCGTGGCCGATCAAGCCATCGCCGCCGGAGCCCAGATGCTCGTGGTGCACCACCCGCTGCTGCTAAGGGGCGTCACCAGCGTTGCTGCCGATACGCCTAAAGGCAAGATCATTCACAAGCTCATTCGCAACAACGTGGCCTTGTTCGCAGCGCACACCAATGCCGATTCTGCGCGCCCAGGTGTTAACGATCAGCTCGCCACCCTTTGCGGCATCACCCCAGGTCGGCCACTCGCGCCCAAACTTCAAGGCCTCGACAAATGGGGCGTGCAAATACCCGCAGAGCAGGCAGCAGCGCTCAAAGACGCGATCTTTAGCGCCGGGGCCGGCGAGATCGGTGAATATAGCCAGTGCGCCTTCAGCTTCGAAGGCCAAGGCCAATTCCTCCCCAGCGCCAACGCAAACCCAACCAGGGGAACACGCGAGCAGCTAAAAACCCTGAAAGAAATGCGCATCGAGTTCGTCGCACCGCGCGGGCGCAGAAACGCGATCATGCACGCACTGCGCGAAGCGCACCCCTATGAGGAGCCAGCCTTCGACATCACCCAACTACAGCCCACCGAGCCTATCGAACAAGCCTGTGGCCTCGGCAGGATCGGCACCCTAGAGCAGCCAATGCGCTTTGAAGACTATGTGCAAATGATCGCCAACCAGCTCCCAGCCACCGCCTGGGGCGTGCGAGCAGCAGGCGACCCAGATAGACAAGTGCAATGCATCGCCGTGAGCTCAGGTGCAGGCGATGGGTTTATCGAAGAAGCCGCAAAGCTCGGCGCCGATGTCTTCTTAAGCTCCGATCTGCGCCACCACCCCGTTGATGAGGCCCTGCGAGCCTTTGACCTGTGCATCATCGATACCGCGCACTGGGCCAGCGAATACCCCTGGACAAGCCAAGCCTCCCAGGTGATCGCCCAGGCGCTGCCAGACGTTGAAGTCGAGGTTCTTGCCACCCGAACAGATCCTTGGACCATTGCCAAACACCCCCAAGACCACTAA
- a CDS encoding zinc ribbon domain-containing protein yields the protein MHLALPLQEKLLELSTLERNGDVAMVEVKSEEQQELERLSAKQVRIRDAAASAQLAVDDMELEIRRIQDDERKLRRRLEDNRRQLGAATDEETRKDLQHDLHSSQVRIQNLTSEMQEAHNEVHALRANRDLYQQQLRDIEAEVAKAQRAVDALPKDTSKEDVRGRVEKLKEALPEDILAAYEERRNENGIGAAKFNGRSCGGCHIMLPVAEASRIRQAPETEVPECGECGSFLIRGHAA from the coding sequence ATGCATCTAGCACTGCCCCTTCAAGAAAAATTGCTGGAACTATCCACCCTGGAGCGCAATGGCGACGTAGCGATGGTGGAAGTAAAAAGCGAAGAGCAGCAAGAACTTGAGCGTTTAAGCGCCAAGCAGGTGCGTATTCGCGATGCGGCAGCTTCTGCCCAATTAGCCGTTGACGATATGGAATTAGAAATCCGCCGCATCCAAGATGATGAGCGCAAACTGCGTCGCAGGCTAGAAGATAACCGCCGCCAGCTCGGCGCCGCCACCGATGAAGAGACTCGCAAAGATCTCCAGCACGATCTGCACTCCTCGCAGGTGCGCATCCAAAACCTCACCTCGGAAATGCAAGAAGCACACAATGAGGTCCACGCACTCAGGGCGAATCGCGATTTATATCAGCAGCAGTTGCGAGATATTGAGGCAGAGGTAGCAAAAGCGCAGCGTGCCGTAGACGCCCTGCCGAAGGATACGTCGAAAGAGGATGTGCGCGGGCGCGTCGAAAAGCTCAAAGAAGCCCTGCCCGAAGATATCCTTGCGGCCTATGAGGAACGCAGGAACGAAAACGGCATCGGTGCGGCGAAGTTCAATGGGCGATCCTGCGGAGGCTGCCACATCATGCTGCCGGTAGCTGAGGCCTCGCGCATCCGCCAAGCGCCCGAAACTGAGGTGCCGGAATGCGGAGAATGCGGCAGCTTCCTCATCCGAGGACACGCTGCATGA
- a CDS encoding bifunctional RNase H/acid phosphatase, with product MSTHLLIEADGGSRGNPGPAGAGTVVRDAESGKVLATLAYVVGKATNNVAEYRGLLNGLEVAAALGARKVSVRMDSKLVVEQMSGRWKIKHPDMRELAMECKAIERGFEQVEYQWVPRKENSRADELANEAMDAIAKGAAPGYVAGYEPPSKEHTQSTTSSTKPDQGEEQKNCPTVWNGATTKATRLLLLRHGQTAMSAQRRYSGRSNPPLSAIGTQQAEAAAQYLAARGGIDAIVASPLQRCQQTAQAAAAALGMKVHTMDPLQEMDFGDWDGLTFAEARESDPERHQQWLEDPSMAPPGGESLAQVYRRVKKARARIAEDFGPGTILVVSHVTPIKAILREALGAPATMFHKMHLDLASLSIAEFYADGPTCVRLVNDTSYLPATN from the coding sequence ATGAGCACACACCTACTCATCGAAGCCGATGGAGGCTCACGCGGAAACCCAGGGCCAGCAGGCGCCGGCACAGTCGTTCGCGACGCAGAAAGCGGAAAAGTGCTCGCCACCTTGGCCTATGTGGTGGGCAAAGCCACCAATAATGTCGCCGAATACCGCGGGCTACTCAACGGCCTGGAAGTAGCCGCCGCCCTAGGCGCACGCAAAGTAAGCGTTCGCATGGACTCCAAGCTCGTCGTAGAGCAAATGTCCGGGCGCTGGAAAATCAAGCACCCAGACATGCGCGAGCTCGCCATGGAATGCAAAGCCATCGAGCGCGGCTTCGAGCAGGTGGAATACCAATGGGTGCCCCGCAAAGAAAACTCCCGTGCCGATGAACTAGCCAACGAAGCCATGGACGCCATCGCCAAAGGTGCCGCACCCGGCTACGTCGCAGGCTACGAGCCACCAAGCAAAGAGCACACCCAAAGCACCACAAGCAGCACGAAGCCAGACCAAGGCGAGGAGCAAAAGAATTGCCCCACAGTGTGGAATGGTGCCACCACCAAAGCCACACGCCTGCTGCTGCTACGCCACGGCCAAACAGCAATGTCGGCCCAGCGCCGATACTCCGGGCGCTCCAACCCACCACTTTCTGCCATCGGCACGCAACAAGCCGAAGCCGCAGCCCAATACCTGGCTGCGCGAGGCGGCATCGATGCCATCGTGGCCTCGCCACTGCAGCGTTGCCAGCAAACTGCTCAGGCGGCGGCAGCCGCACTCGGTATGAAGGTGCACACCATGGACCCCCTTCAGGAAATGGACTTTGGTGATTGGGATGGGCTGACGTTTGCTGAGGCTCGCGAATCGGATCCCGAGCGGCATCAGCAGTGGCTTGAAGATCCCTCCATGGCCCCGCCTGGGGGCGAATCACTCGCGCAGGTGTACCGGAGGGTGAAAAAGGCCAGGGCTCGTATTGCAGAAGATTTTGGCCCCGGCACCATCTTGGTGGTCAGCCACGTCACGCCCATCAAGGCCATCTTGAGGGAAGCCTTGGGTGCCCCGGCGACGATGTTCCACAAAATGCACTTAGACCTTGCTTCTTTATCCATCGCAGAGTTCTATGCCGATGGGCCAACCTGTGTGCGCTTAGTCAACGACACCTCCTATCTGCCAGCCACCAACTAA
- a CDS encoding CYTH domain-containing protein has protein sequence MSPKRTVEQEIKFDVDASQPDAELTEIMHVSAIGDTTTMELDARYFDTEDLLLAANKITLRRRVGGKDAGWHLKTTGEHGREELQCPLGDAMEVPHTLREEVAGIIGQSALKEVARIRNRRVETLLIGASGEVVAEFCDDHVTATSENHQDRWREWEVELREGALEAAQGEELLQSAARMLQAQGAHKAARASKLQRALGKH, from the coding sequence ATGAGCCCCAAGCGCACCGTTGAACAAGAGATCAAATTCGATGTGGATGCATCACAGCCCGATGCCGAACTCACAGAGATCATGCACGTCAGTGCCATAGGTGATACCACCACCATGGAACTCGACGCTCGCTATTTTGATACCGAGGATCTGCTACTTGCCGCCAATAAGATCACACTGCGCAGAAGAGTCGGCGGCAAAGATGCAGGATGGCACCTGAAAACCACCGGCGAGCACGGCAGAGAAGAACTACAGTGCCCGCTCGGCGATGCCATGGAGGTGCCTCACACGCTGCGAGAAGAAGTCGCCGGCATCATTGGGCAGTCGGCACTCAAAGAGGTGGCAAGGATTCGCAACCGCCGGGTAGAAACATTGCTCATCGGTGCATCAGGCGAGGTAGTAGCCGAATTCTGTGATGATCACGTCACCGCAACTTCTGAGAATCATCAGGATCGCTGGCGGGAATGGGAAGTGGAATTGCGCGAAGGGGCGCTAGAAGCGGCTCAAGGTGAGGAGCTTTTGCAAAGCGCTGCGCGCATGCTCCAAGCCCAAGGCGCGCACAAGGCTGCAAGGGCATCGAAGCTCCAGCGGGCACTGGGCAAGCACTAG
- the glnA gene encoding type I glutamate--ammonia ligase, with protein sequence MNSQQEFVLRSIEERGIKFVRLWFTDILGYLKSVAVAPAELESAFEEGIGFDGSAIEGFSRVSEADTIAMPDPSTFQLLPFDDDDSPLQSARMFCDIMNPDGRPSYSDPRQVLRRQIQKAADEGFSCSVSPEIEFYLVQSLSTDGRPPIPTDNGGYFDQASRNDAPLFRREAMLALERMGIPVEFSHHETAPGQQEIDLRHADALTMADSIMTFRYVMKQVALRNGVAATFMPKPFRNYAGSAMHTHMSLFEGDMNAFHDPDDEFSLSKTAKQFIAGILEHANEISAITNQWTNSYKRILFGNEAPTAATWGVSNRSALVRVPTYRLTKEDSRRVEVRSPDSACNPYLALAVLLGAGLKGVKEGYELPDPAEDDIAQLTRRERRAMGYKDLPISLDHALRAMEQSEFVADILGEHVYEYFLRNKWREWHEYQEQITPWELSSNLDY encoded by the coding sequence ATGAATTCACAGCAAGAGTTTGTGTTGCGTTCCATTGAAGAGCGCGGCATTAAGTTTGTCCGCCTCTGGTTCACCGATATTTTGGGCTACCTCAAATCCGTGGCCGTGGCTCCCGCAGAGCTCGAGTCGGCATTTGAAGAGGGCATCGGCTTTGACGGCTCGGCCATCGAGGGCTTCTCGCGTGTATCCGAGGCCGACACCATTGCCATGCCGGATCCTTCCACCTTCCAGCTCTTGCCTTTCGACGACGACGATTCACCCCTGCAATCTGCCCGCATGTTCTGCGACATTATGAACCCCGATGGCAGGCCTTCCTATTCCGATCCCAGGCAGGTGCTTCGGCGCCAGATCCAAAAGGCCGCCGACGAGGGCTTTAGTTGCAGTGTTTCGCCCGAGATCGAGTTTTATTTGGTGCAGAGCCTATCCACCGATGGCAGGCCACCAATTCCTACCGATAATGGCGGTTACTTTGACCAGGCCAGCCGCAATGATGCGCCGCTGTTTCGTCGTGAAGCGATGTTGGCACTCGAACGCATGGGCATCCCCGTGGAATTCTCCCACCACGAAACTGCCCCTGGCCAGCAAGAAATCGACTTGCGCCATGCCGATGCGCTTACGATGGCGGATTCGATTATGACCTTCCGTTATGTAATGAAGCAGGTAGCGCTGCGCAACGGGGTGGCGGCAACCTTTATGCCTAAACCGTTTAGGAATTATGCAGGCTCGGCCATGCACACCCACATGTCGCTTTTTGAAGGCGACATGAATGCCTTCCATGACCCGGATGATGAATTCAGCTTGTCTAAGACCGCCAAGCAATTCATTGCAGGCATTTTGGAGCATGCCAACGAGATCTCGGCCATTACCAACCAATGGACGAACTCCTATAAGCGCATCCTCTTCGGCAACGAGGCGCCCACTGCCGCTACCTGGGGAGTGTCGAATCGCTCGGCGCTGGTGCGCGTGCCAACCTATCGCCTGACCAAGGAAGATTCTCGCCGCGTGGAGGTGCGCTCACCCGATAGTGCCTGCAACCCCTACCTGGCGCTTGCCGTGCTGCTGGGCGCGGGCTTAAAGGGCGTAAAAGAAGGCTATGAACTTCCCGATCCAGCAGAAGACGACATCGCACAACTTACTCGCCGTGAACGTCGCGCCATGGGCTACAAAGACCTTCCCATCAGCCTCGATCACGCGCTCAGGGCAATGGAGCAATCGGAGTTCGTAGCCGACATCCTAGGCGAGCACGTCTATGAGTATTTCCTGCGCAATAAGTGGCGCGAATGGCACGAATACCAAGAACAGATCACCCCTTGGGAGCTTTCCTCCAACCTGGATTATTAG